Below is a genomic region from Rosa chinensis cultivar Old Blush chromosome 5, RchiOBHm-V2, whole genome shotgun sequence.
GTGTACAACTGTTCCCAATTAAATAATATTATGGTTTCACCATTCCTCTTTGTCACTTGATTTAATTCAGGGTACATCAATTATTTTTCTtagtttttattattatctTGCCGTTGTTTGCCTTTTTCCTTTCAAAGTTTTGAATGTTTTTATGGTATCTCAAAGCCTTGATTCTTTTTCTACTCAGGTTGCGATCTGAAATTTCATTGCCAATTATGAAAGAGTTGGTTCCACATTATCTTCAGGATATGGGCAGAGTATGTTGTGTTTTACTTTGAAGTTAGTGTGTTTTACTCTTTACCAGTGGaattttataaatatataactCGTTATGATTTTAGCCAAgttgattttgttttgatgCTGTTTTAGCTTGAACCTTTATAATTATAACTACGATATACCTAACTGTCAAGTCTCAATTTCTCCTGGATCTCAACGAGTGTAtagatttcattttttgttgtttgttttgggaacaaattcttttacttttatttatGCCATCATTCTGCATATAAATTATAGTACACCAACCTTTGTCAGTATCTTGTATATATGAGCAGCATTCTACTCTTGTAGTTGGTAGGAAGCTTATATATATTTAGGTAGTCCAATCTCAGTTTCTTGGACTGACCATCCCATTGCCTGTTTATCTCAACTCTTGTCTGACCTTTTGTAGGAGAGGTTGGATTATTTGGAAGATGGAAAGAATATCTTCAGATTGCGCTTAAGACTTTGTTCGTCATTATATCCGATCAATGAGCGAATAAGAGATTTTTTTCTTGAATATGATAGACACACTCTTCGAACAAGTGCACCTTGGGGTTCTGAACTTCTGGAGGTATTCTTCTTTATAGTTCTATAATCTAAACCCACTTGTGCAGGTCTTAGTTTGTATATTTGGCAAGAAAATTCCATCAACTTATATAACCTAGAAAGGTTTTTTGTTTAATATTATAAAAGTTGCAAATACTAGCATGCATATGCTATTAGCACTTTATGGAGTAAGATCATACTTTTTGTGCTGATTTTCATCCCCCCTTTGGACCGCAATATACACTTCTCCCTACTGattgttttattggttgagaTGTGTCTGAGTTATTGATCATGCAATAGAGTGTAACTAGTGTGATATATAGCTTTTTGGTTTTATagtacacacacacaaaaataaatacatatatatatatatattacataattAAATATACACACATATTTTGTTGCCAGGGAGTGATGGGATGTAACATGGAGGTTATATGGTTTCATGAGAAAAAGTtatattgagttgtgattttgCATGCAGGCTATTAACAGTTTAAAGAATGTTGATTCCATTGCTCTGCTTCAGTTTCTCCATCCAATTTTGAACATGCTCCTCCATTTAATAGGCAATGGCGGAGAAACCCTCCAGGTAATGTCACAATTCTAGTACTGATTTTCATCGTTAATTGTTCTTGTGGCCCCATTTACTTTTTATATCTTGGTAAATGGTACTTTTGGTGTTTATTAATTCCATTCCTGAATTTTCTTGGTTGTTAACAATATAGCTTCATCTTTTATACTGACTGGGTTCCAAGCTGTGTACTGGCATCTTATTTTCTGTTCTTTTGGTGCTTTCAGGTTGCAGCTTTCAGAGCCATGGTTAATATCGTTACCCGGTGTGTGGTTTAGTCTTGATTTTATGTCCTTACATTCTTCAGCGTATATTTATATAGTTATTTGAGACAATTAAGGACTTGAACCTTCTTGTTATATTGGACACAAGTTTCCATGATGGTCTAagatgttttatttatttttgttcagcagtagcttttgttcttttgtcttttggTTGACGAAatagaaaaagagaaatgggtaaAGCAAGACGAAACACGCTACAGGAGAGATTGAATTTGGGTTATATGTTTTGGAAACAATAAGTGTCAGGTCATGCATGGGTTTAGGGTAGTTTCACACTCAACATGAACATGCTGAAATATGACCTGTTTCATCGTCTGCTCGATATGTAATTCGGCTGCTTAGTTTAACTGTTGTACTCTGGACCAGCTTTTGAgcatctttttatttatttgttgcAGTTGTTTAAAATGTTTCTGGTTGCCTTCAGATATCAGGGGGACTTTAATGTTTGACATGTGGAATACCTTATGTAGGGTGCAGCAGGAGTCAGTTGATGATGCGGAAAGAAACCATTTCCTCGTCAACTATGTTGATTATGCTTTTGATGACTTTGGGGGTCGCCAACCACCTGTTTATCCTGGTTTGTCAACTGTTTGGGGAAGTTTGGCTCGTAGTAAGGTATGCCTGTCTTAGGGGTGTTCTTGAAATGATAATTGCTATTAGCATTTGCTTGTATTGAAAAGCACtatttttggattttgaagATTTCCTAATGATATAGTTGAGAATCCTAAATTTCTTTAAACTATGCTTGTGGCATGTGTAAATGGTTGCATCATTTGATGGTGTGTGATGGCTGTAAGATTTGGTAATGATACTTATCATCAATATAATTTCCCAAAGAGTCCAACTATATTGAAATTATGATTTAATTGTGCAGGCCAAAGGATACCGTGTTGGACCTGTGTATGATGATGTTTTGGCAATGGCTTGGTTTTTCCTTGAGCTAATTGTCAAGTCAATGGCATTGGAAAAGATGCGACTCTTCTATCATAATCTTCCATTAGGTAGACTCTAAAGCTAGGATATTTATTCCAACCATATGCTCTGATTGCTCTTTCTTTTGACTTTAGTTTGGGGGTGTTCCTCTTAAGCTGCATCTGTTCTTTCTCTCGGACCCTTATGCCCTTCATGCATGGAAActcaaaaagaacaaaaacagcTCTATTGTAACCAATTAAAGAATAGCGGTAATGACTTATAGTATATCAACGGCAGGGATGTAGTCTGTTCTGTAACTATTAGCAGATATCATTGGAAATACAGGCCAGGTAAGAGTCGATACGGAGGCAGGCAGAGGTTGGGTCGGGTACTCTTATCTCACTAGTAAATTTGGCTTATATGTACAGGGGGAGTCTCGAATAAGGGCTTCTACAATCAGGACTAAGTACGGAGTTTTAGATGAATGGTTAGATGACTTGCATGTTGAATATTTAAAAGATCAACTAAATTATAAGACACTCATCCAACCGTTCATTTGAAGTCCTTTATTGGTCCTGATCGTAAAGTCCTCAAAAGAGAATGCCCCTACAAATACATGTAATATCATATATGAAGGTAAAAATATCTCTCAAGTCACCTAGATTGTGTCTCAGACAAGTTTTCTAAAATGAtcgttttatttttaattgtaatttttaataaagTTAGGATTATTGAAGTCTATATTAGCAGTACTTATTGCATTTTCTTTGCAGTTTCAACTTCACGGTAGTTGTGTAAAGTTCTGGTGTTGTATAATATAGATGGGAATTGGGTATTTTATAGAATATTATTGGGTCTCCAAACTATATGTTTCTTAATTAACTTCAGTTGATATTCATGTTATgtaactttctttctttgtatctAGGTTTGCAATTGCCCAGTTACTGCAACCTGTATTTGCAGATATATTATTCTTTTCCTTGAATCTTTGACAGGCTCATTTGTAATTCAGTTATTTTTCTGTTGCAGGTGAAGACATTCCGCCTATGCAATTGAAAGAAGGTGTATTCAGATGCATAATGCAGTTGTATGATTGCCTACTAACTGAGGTGCACGAACGTTGTAAGAAGGGACTGGGCTTGGCAAAGCGTTTAAATAGCAGTTTGGCTTTCTTTTGTTATGATCTCTTGTCGATTATCGAACCTCGCCAAGTTTTTGAATTGGTATGGCTTCTGCTTAGCTTTCATTTTTCAGATCTCACTGTCAGCACAGCTCATTCTAATTGCTACTACTCTATATTAAACAGTGTTGCATACAATTTAGTTTCAGAGGGCTGACCTAGGTGCCTTCCTAAAGGCTCATTTATATCATGAACATTAGcactttttaatgttttttttaaaCCTTGGATGAAACACTCTATCTTTTGATTGTATACAGATGTCCACATAGATACACACAGACAGATAAGACATATTATATATTTGAGGGTTGCATTAGTGGCTTAGTGCTATGAGAGCAAAGTAGAATCACGAATGTATCTAAAACAATAGAAGTTAGAGCATCATGAACTTTTGAGGTGTCTCATAACCCCTGCTCTAGATGCATGCATGGAATTGTAAATATGAGATTTGAACAATCAACTGTATAAATCGTTAGGTTTatcccttttttttaatttttctcgtACATGTGCTGCAGGTGTCCTTATACCTTGACAAGTTTTCTGGGGTATGTCAATCAGTTTTGCATGATTGCAAACTCACATTTTTGCAAATCATTTGTGATCATGATCTTTTTGTGGAAATGCCTGGGAGAGACCCTTCTGATAGGTAATTTATCATCAAAAGTCTATTTATTGATGTGAAGCTTTAAATGTTCGAGTGTTGTTTAGCGTGTGACAAACTGAATGTTCATGTTACAGGAACTACCTCTCTTCTGTTTTGATCCAAGAGCTTTTTCTTACTTGGGATCATGATGATTTATCTTTGCGGGCAAAGGCAAGTTTTCAGTAGATAGTCTTTTTCTTTGGATAAGAAATGAGAAGTTTGTGGTAGATAATCTCCTTTGACCTTAAAGAATGCTGGTCTATGCTCACTTGTCCTTAGTTTTCACCTTCGGATTAATCGTTTGCTCTAGGAAGCATGAAAGTATATACAAGACACCAACATAATATACTTAAATTGCCAAGTCTTGAGGGGATGAACAGATGAACATATTCTATTCATTGAATGTGCCAGTTGTGACATGTTGTGACTTTTGTTCTCACTTTTTTGTTTCTATTCTGCAGGCCGCAAGAGTTTTAGTAGTCTTGTTGTGCAAGCATGAGTTTGATGCTCGATACCAGAAGCCTGAAGATAAATTATATATTGCCCAACTATATTTTCCACTTATCGGACAGGTGCAGATTGTTATTTTTGTACTGCAATATGTACATGTTTTGTGTTTCATATTTCCCATCCTTTCCATTGCTCAATGGGAAAATGGAAGTATCCAGTTATGTGTAATCCACTCATTTGGGGTCCTCCCCCCATAGTGCCACAGAAGCTAGAAGCAAGGATGTGTCTCCCTACCTCAAGGAGTTTGAGGGGGAGGGGTTATTCACTTTTGGATCTAGAGGGAATAGGTTCAAGAGATGATGAGTAATCCATACAATGTGTGCAGTATGCTTAACTTAGATTCACTTGTACCTCTTTTCCTTTCTAAGTTACATTTTCTATCCATTGTGTGGAGTGATTTTATGGATAAGTTATATTGATGTCAAATATACGCAGATATTTCTTTAAGTTCTACTCCTTGGTTTCATATAGTACACCACATCAGGATGCATATTTATGGAATTGAGAACAATTTGTCATACTCTCACTCCTCATAGGCGCATCATCTTCCTACTAATTTATTCCATTGTATATTAGGGCCTGTGCCCAACTATATGAATAATATTTAAGTTTCTGCTGCTTGAAGATATACAATGATATGTGGATCAAATCATGGTCATAAACAGAAAATCCTAACCAGTGATGATATGGTCTATGCAGATTCTAGATGAAATGCCAGTCTTTTACAATCTCAATGCTGTTGAAAAGCGTGAAGTCTTGGTTGCTATTTTACAAATTGTGCGGAACCTTGATGATGCTTCACTTGTCAAGGCATGGCAGCAGAGCATCGCTAGAACTAGATTATTCTTCAAACTCATGGAGGAATGCCTTGTTCTATTTGAGGTTGCCTTTTGTTAACTTGTTTAGCTTCTTCCAATAACCTTTTTCctcattttctcaatttttttttaacatcaagACACTCTGATAACTCTAGTTGTATTTAATGCATTTTACAGCACAGAAAACCTGCTGATGGCATGCTTATGGGTTCTAGTTCTCGAAGTCCTGTTGGTGATGGCCCTGCTTCTCCCAAGTATTCTGATAGACTTTCTCCTGCAATCAACAACTATCTGTCTGAGGCATCCCGACAAGAAGTCAGAGTGAGTTAATATTTTTGTTCTCGCCTAAGAAACCAACAGTCAAGTGTTTTTGTTATTCACCTGCTTACATGGAAGCTCACTATCCATAGTTCTATGTCTCATCTTGGGGAGACAAACTGCAagtttataatatatataaagcaGCATTTTATAACGGGTCTCAAGTCTTGAATCTTCAATGCAGCCTCAAGGTACACCCGAAAATGGTTACCCATGGCAGAGAGTAAATTCTCAGTTAAGCTCTCCTAGCCAGCCATATTCCTTGAGAGAAGCTCTCGCTCAGGCACAATCTTCCAGGATTGGAGCTTCCGCTCAAGCACTAAGAGAATCTTTGCATCCAATATTGAGGCAAAAATTGGTATGGTTTATGTAAACATTTATGTTTGTTTAATTGCCGAAGAGCCATTTGCTCTCAGCAATATGTATGTGATACTGCTTTCAAATTTACCAGTCATTTTTTTGCAACTAGTAAGTGACTAATAACTTTTTATATTCAGGAGCTCTGGGAAGAAAACTTGAGTGCTTCTGTCAGTCTGCAGGTTTTGGAAATAACTGAGAAGTTTACCGTAATGGCGGCATCACATAGCATCGCTACCGACTACGGAAAATTTGATTGCGTCACAGCCATATTCATGAGCTTCTTCTCTCGAAATCAATCACTGACTTTCTGGAAATCATTGCTTCCTGTCTTCAACAGTGTCTTCAATCTTCATGGCGCAACTTTGATGTCAAGGGAAAATGACCGCTTCTTAAAGCAAGTCACTTTCCATCTTCTTCGACTTGCAGTGTTCCGAAATGATAATATCAGAAAAAGGGCTGTTACTGGGCTCCAGATACTCATGAGGGTAGAGCTCCTTTTTATACATTGTATGCTCCTGTTCTTTTCCaacttaaaaataattatttttctttacttttgcaGAGTTCTTTCTACTACTTTATGCAAACAGCAAGATTGAGGGCCATGCTAATCATCACATTATCAGAGTTGATGTCTGATGTACAAGTGACTCAGATGAAGGCTGATGGAACACTAGAAGAGAGTGGTGAAGCACGGCGCCTTCGCAGATCACTGGAGGAAGTGGCAGATGCAGCTAAGAGCCCCAGTCTATTGAGAGAGTGTGGACTTCCTGAGAGTGCCTTGTTAGAAATTCCTGAAAAAATGACTGAAAATAGGTGGTCCTGGTCAGACGTGAAATTTCTTTCTGACAGTCTTCTTCTTGCTCTTGATGCCAGCTTGGAACATGCACTCCTGGTCAGTATATCTGAGTGCCTGCATCAACTTGACTTGTTCATGGCACACGCGCTCACGCACACATGCacagtcacacacacacacgcacacatatATGTCATTTGTGTACAACTTAACTCAATTAATTTGGGATTGTATGGGTTGATTCTTCACCTCCCAGTTGCCTTTGATTTGGGATAGAAGTGGATTTTATGAAAGGGATACAAGTGTTTCTTCATTTGACGATAAAAATGATTTTCTGATACTTAATAGGTTGTCATGCCCCATCCTCGAGATGAATAGATGTGTTTGCATGTAGATTCTGATGACAATTTCTTTTGCAGGGCTCTTTGATGACTATGGATAGATATGCAGCTGCAGAAAGCTTCTATAAGCTTGCTATGGCATTTGCCCCTGTCCCAGATCTTCATATAATGTGGTTACTTCATTTATGTGATGCACATCAAGAAATGCAGTCGTGGGCAGAATCTGCTCAGTGTGCTGTCGCTGTGGCTGGTATTGTAATGCAGGTAAAGTGCTACTCTGCTTTATGTCCTtaatgttcttttttcttttttgatgcgACTTCTGCATAGAACACCTCTCTGTTCTCAAATTCGTTGCACTGTTTTCAACTATTAGAACATTCTTATTACCAAATTTTCAACTGTTTGAACTTACCTATTACCGACCTTGCAAACGTCAAATTATATTGCTTCTAAGATAACTGTGCAGTTTTCTTTTACTCCCCTCTCCGTTTTGACATATTTGCTTGGTggagtttttaatttaattttattttatttttccgaTGCACATATTTTGCTTGGTTTCTTACCTTCTTTTACAGCAATTTGTTTTTATATTGAAACGATAGCTAGATATAATATGgccctatttattttgaaactAATAGCGAGATATTATGGATATTTTGTTGTATGAGAATAGGTTGGGTACAATTAAAATCACCCTCAGTGTACAGGTTGATGTACAATACCAATTTTTTCCTTGATTCAGTACTTTCAATCTGGTTAATTACTTTGCATAAGATGATTATAGAGTAGTTTGTATACTGAAGATTAGAAAGAAAAGTCATACTgttcattggtttagtttttagCTTACAGTCTACTTTAATTCTGTAGGCTTTGGTGGCCAGAAATGATGGTGTTTGGAGCAAAGATCACATAAGTGCTCTACGTAAAATTTGTCCAATGGTCAGTAGTGAGATCAGCTCTGAGGCTGCTGCAGCTGAGGTAGAGGGATATGGTGCATCAAAACTTACTGTTGACTCTGCCGTGAAGTACCTACAACTCGCAAATAAGCTCTTTTCTCAAGCTGAACTTTTTCACTTCTGTGCAAGCATTCTGGAACTTGTTATTCCAGTTTATAAAAGCAGGCGGGCATATGGACAGCTGAGCAAATGTCACACAATGCTTACTAACATATATGAATCAATCCTTGAGCAGGAATCAAGCCCAATTCCATTCACTGATGCAACATACTATAGGGTGGGGTTTTATGGTGATAGATTTGGAAAACTGGACAGAAAGGAATATGTATACAGAGAGCCACGTGATGTAAGACTAGGTGACATAATGGAGAAACTTAGCCATATCTACGAGTCTAGGATGGATGGAAATCACACCTTACACATCATTCCGGATTCTAGGCAGGTAAAGGCAGATGAGTTGCAGCCTGGAGTATGCTATCTTCAGATAACTGCTGTTGATCCAGTCATGGAAGATGAAGATTTGGGAAGCAGGAGGGAGAGAATCTTTTCTCTTTCGACGGGAAGTGTTCGTGCGCGAGTCTTTGACCGCTTTTTGTTCGATACACCTTTTACGAAAAATGGAAAAACTCAAGGTGGATTGGAAGACCAGTGGAAGAGGCGGACTGTTCTTCAGACTGAAGGTTCCTTCCCAGCTCTTGTTAACAGGCTTGTAGTTACTAAATCCGAATCGCTTGAGTTCTCCCCTGTAGAAAATGCCATTGGAATGATTGAAACTCGGACGGCTGCTCTACGTAATGAACTTGAAGAGCCTCGCAGTTCTGAGGGGGATCAACTCCCACGTCTCCAGAGCCTACAGAGAATTCTTCAAGGAAGCGTTGCAGTTCAGGTTGAGTTCTGACCCGTCATTTTCT
It encodes:
- the LOC112202682 gene encoding guanine nucleotide exchange factor SPIKE 1 encodes the protein MLSLRPRRDSTPATTKWHNKFDENLEQWPHLKELVQCYTTDWVKDDNKYGHYESVGPPSFQNQIYEGPDTDIETEMHLAGARRTKADDTTDDDLPSTSGRQFTDAIASDSAHSNDPKHFGQSPLPAYEPAFDWENERSLICGQRVPETPISHGLKISVKVLSLSFQAGLVEPFYGTICLYNRERREKLSEDFYFRHAPTETQNISVEPRGIFYLDAPSSSVCLLIQLEKHATEEGGVTPTVYSRKEPVHLTEKEMQKLQVWSQIMPYRESFAWAIVSLFDNSIGAASGGSASPSSPLAPSISGSSHEGVFEPGAKVTLDGKLGYSSRSSVVVEISNLNKVKESYTEDSLQDPKRKVHKPVKGVLRLEIEKHQNDNVDLENLSESGSVTNDSIDDRINDSTFGKLPSNGLDGPQGSSSKWNSFDTKEISGNGSSSHGNPVTGPDDFQAFDFRTTTRNEPFLQLFHCLYVYPMTVSLSRKRNLFIRVELREDDNDIRGQPLEAMYPREPGASLQKSAHTQVTVGARVACYHDEIKLSLPAMWTPTHHLLFTFFHVDLQTKLEAPKPVVIGYASLPLSTHAQLRSEISLPIMKELVPHYLQDMGRERLDYLEDGKNIFRLRLRLCSSLYPINERIRDFFLEYDRHTLRTSAPWGSELLEAINSLKNVDSIALLQFLHPILNMLLHLIGNGGETLQVAAFRAMVNIVTRVQQESVDDAERNHFLVNYVDYAFDDFGGRQPPVYPGLSTVWGSLARSKAKGYRVGPVYDDVLAMAWFFLELIVKSMALEKMRLFYHNLPLGEDIPPMQLKEGVFRCIMQLYDCLLTEVHERCKKGLGLAKRLNSSLAFFCYDLLSIIEPRQVFELVSLYLDKFSGVCQSVLHDCKLTFLQIICDHDLFVEMPGRDPSDRNYLSSVLIQELFLTWDHDDLSLRAKAARVLVVLLCKHEFDARYQKPEDKLYIAQLYFPLIGQILDEMPVFYNLNAVEKREVLVAILQIVRNLDDASLVKAWQQSIARTRLFFKLMEECLVLFEHRKPADGMLMGSSSRSPVGDGPASPKYSDRLSPAINNYLSEASRQEVRPQGTPENGYPWQRVNSQLSSPSQPYSLREALAQAQSSRIGASAQALRESLHPILRQKLELWEENLSASVSLQVLEITEKFTVMAASHSIATDYGKFDCVTAIFMSFFSRNQSLTFWKSLLPVFNSVFNLHGATLMSRENDRFLKQVTFHLLRLAVFRNDNIRKRAVTGLQILMRSSFYYFMQTARLRAMLIITLSELMSDVQVTQMKADGTLEESGEARRLRRSLEEVADAAKSPSLLRECGLPESALLEIPEKMTENRWSWSDVKFLSDSLLLALDASLEHALLGSLMTMDRYAAAESFYKLAMAFAPVPDLHIMWLLHLCDAHQEMQSWAESAQCAVAVAGIVMQALVARNDGVWSKDHISALRKICPMVSSEISSEAAAAEVEGYGASKLTVDSAVKYLQLANKLFSQAELFHFCASILELVIPVYKSRRAYGQLSKCHTMLTNIYESILEQESSPIPFTDATYYRVGFYGDRFGKLDRKEYVYREPRDVRLGDIMEKLSHIYESRMDGNHTLHIIPDSRQVKADELQPGVCYLQITAVDPVMEDEDLGSRRERIFSLSTGSVRARVFDRFLFDTPFTKNGKTQGGLEDQWKRRTVLQTEGSFPALVNRLVVTKSESLEFSPVENAIGMIETRTAALRNELEEPRSSEGDQLPRLQSLQRILQGSVAVQVNSGVLSVCTAFLSGEPATRLRSQELQQLIAALLEFMAVCKRAIRVHFRLIGEEDQEFHTQLVNGFQSLTAELSHYIPAILSEL